The window cttatttttagctacactCTCAAGAACTCGATTTTAATGTCATTTGCTTCCTGTAACTCAAAAATTGTCATTTTTActccttaaaactcaaaattgctTCAGTTTGCCCCTTGAAATTCAATTTTGATATCATTTTGCACCCTAAAACTCAAAAGTCGTCATTTTActctataaaactcaaaattcgcttcAAATTGTCTTAATTAACTCTATTAATTCCGTTCTGTTGATTTGATTTGGGTACACCAAactaatcattttattttttattttttcatttctctAACTCAAGCAAGCACATCAacccaaaaaatttcaattttcttcttttaaacttAGTATTTTCTGATTGTTTAATGCTAACGCATAGTGGAGACTTATAATCAGATTCATTGACATATGTGGTTAATCTTATGGGTGGTGGGTCCCACATATGTTTTAGGGTgatttttgagtttcaaggagaagagagagtctACAAGTTTGAGTGGAGCGAATTTTGAGTCCCATGACAGAACAGGGAGTAAAGTGATGATTTTTTAGTTACAGGGGataaaatgagattaaaatcgaATTCTAAGAAGTGTAACTAAAAATAAACCTTAAAAAGTACATTACGAACTTAGGGCTGCAAATAGAATTTCTATtcatttcaagaaaaaaaaaagagagtttcTATTTAATTGCTTAAAAATTATTGAAGATACTAAACAAGTGCGATGTGATATGTAATAGAGAAAGGGAAGGAAGGAAGCGGCCTTTGTTTAAGAAATGGTGAACGATTACTAAACGAGTGGCTTCATGTTCTAATATTCCAAAAGCATCAAGACAGAGACACACATGCAAAGACAGATTGATTCGTTTCATAAAGACCAATTTACTTAAACAGTACTTAATTAAGCtctgttttaaaaaaaaaattagaagattAATGGCATCTCCTAATTGGTCAATTGGACAAGAATAAATGTTATATTCAAAGGTGAaacagaaaaaacaaattaaagcaCATTTCCATCACAAATGGACACAAAATATAATCGTAATAACGTTTGATGCAAGATTTATCAACAAGTTGGCTACACCCACGTCCGCAATCCTTGAATAAACACATTGGCTGGATCTGGactaaattataatgaaatcaTAATATTTAATTGACATTTTCCTTACTGCATAAATagtcttttgttttgttatgcaCGTCCCCATTTTCAATTCTTAATACCAACAAAATCCTATGTACAATGACTGACGCTGACAACTACTAAACACGGAATTGACAAAAACATGTGATCCTCACCCGTTAATTGCGAAAGAAAACTTTTCATTAGTACTAAGTACTAACCAGATAATGTTATTATATATGGTGGTTCACTTTTAAACGTGGAAATCAAGATATATAAGAGGATTAGGTATAAAGAAAGATTACCTGCTCAATGAGATCATCTGCTAGCGCAGCATCCTTGGCTGCTTCTCTTGCCACACTCTCAACAATCCTTGCTGCCCTTTGAAGTTTTCCTTCTGGAAGATGATCGGCAATGTCATCGGCTACCTTCTCCACTTCCCCGGCCACCTTCTCTACCATTTCTGCCACATCTTCCACCGTATCCAGCGCCGTTGAAAATGTCTCTGTACATAATGGGGGTGTCATGTTTATATGGATGGAGAATATtacatcaaaataattttttattataaatcaattaatctttctttttcagaaaaataaCCATTGACCTAGTAATATTTATCTCCACactttttgaaaaacaaaattatcgAATCCTTTCTTCTTACATATCAAAGAAAAAAGTACCGACGATGGTGACaatgatgatgataatgataTTAAATATTTCCTTACCTTTGAATTTTAGCAATGGCGACCATTTGTTCTTCCAAAAGGGTATAACTACTGAGAAAAGCATCCCCACAAGCCATAGTTTCCTGCACTTGTAATATGTATCATGTCAACTTTAATCATGCGCTGATCTGAGACAAAACCATAAAGTAACAGAAAAGCATATGTAGGAAATTAATTCGACAAACTTTTCAAGGAGATCAAGTAGTAGAAGATCATCGACGTACCAATTAGTACCGGTAGGACCAGAAGGAAGAGGAGCTCCTGGTTCCACACCATTGACAACCACGTCCCTGCAAATAAAGGGTCGTACTATTTATCCGTGATAATCAAATTTAACTGGAAATCCATGGAGTTGAAGAAATATAGCTAGGATTAATTTACTTACATCTTTTTCTGGCTACCATTTTGGATCTTCACGAGGGTCTGCAAGAAGCTCCGATTTCCAAGATACCGACATCTGTCCCGGTGATTAGTACTCAGACAACTAGGTCTAAAAACTGAAGCCTTCAAACGTCTAGAACTGCAAGGAGGACTTATTGAGCTTCTGATCGACATGGCCATTgacgaaaaacaaaatggttttgTTATGATGGAGTATTGCTGAAGACTGAGAAAACAAGGTTAGAAAGTTAACAAAAGTGTGTAGAATGAGAATCTGCttgttaaaagcacttccagAGAAAGTGGCTTCTAGGCTTTTAGGATTGGTGGAACTCTAGCTTTTAGAAATGTTCCGGTTAAGTGTTTAATTTGGAGACACCGTTTTGGTGGATTGGGTGAAAAGTTAGTATTGTATATATGGATTGATCAAAGTCAATGGTCCATCACCAATGCCTATTTCTCATTCGCTTCACGTTTTGTAATTTGCCTATTATTCCAGTTTCACAATGGCGGAACT of the Pyrus communis chromosome 1, drPyrComm1.1, whole genome shotgun sequence genome contains:
- the LOC137713539 gene encoding uncharacterized protein, yielding MAMSIRSSISPPCSSRRLKASVFRPSCLSTNHRDRCRYLGNRSFLQTLVKIQNGSQKKMDVVVNGVEPGAPLPSGPTGTNWKLWLVGMLFSVVIPFWKNKWSPLLKFKETFSTALDTVEDVAEMVEKVAGEVEKVADDIADHLPEGKLQRAARIVESVAREAAKDAALADDLIEQVEGVEKEVDSVIEQANQKIKEEDDTENQAAKIKDATEIKTKIAEIKEVNAVKNETIKS